CCATCCGCCCACTTTTGCCTTCGCCGCCCCAGTTGCACCGGCACCCGCCGTAGACGCCGAGAGCGCTCAGCGCGTGTTGTGGCCGCTGGCTCATGGTACGACCATCGGCGGCATTGACCCGCAGTGGCTGTTTTACGAAGGCGATCCGCCGCCGGGCACTGCGGCTCATATCTGGAGCCTGGAAGCGTTTGCCGCCCAGCAGCACGCGCCGCAGTGGGCCGCGTTGGCATCAGCGCTGCGCGGTCAGTTTCCGCAGGGTGTGAAGGTCTACCAGCTCGCCCGCCCGGAAGGAAGCCTGTATCTGGTACTGGGCAACGCCAGTTGGGGTAGCGGGGGCTTCATCGGCAATGTGAAGCGGTAAGTGTAAAGGTGTTCACCTTCTGCGGAATGCGCTATGCTTTCCGCATCCCGCTGGTCACGAGAACAGACCAAAGGGAACACCCCCCGCGAGAGCTGCCAGGCTCGAAATTCGCAGAGGGTGAACACACAAGTTTGATCCATCAAGTTTTCCGCTCGCAAAAGCGGGGCTTGCGCCTGTCCACAGTGTAGAGCCGCTGTGGTGTCTGGTCAAGAAACCAGGCGCTCATCTCTAAAGGTTCACCTTCATGAGTCAAGACTTTTTAACCCGCTTTCTGGCAGGCCAGCGTGCCAAAGGCCAAGATCAAACCTCAGCTTTCGCCGTACTGGAGCGCGTTCACGGCCAAAGCGGGCGTGCGGCAGTCCCGCCCCAAGCTACTCCCGCCTGGCTAATCGACGCGCTCGAACACCAGGAGCGCCAGCAGGCATCCCAAGCCCGCCAGCAAGCAGGCCAAGCCCGCGCAGCCATTACCCGCAGGCCCACAACCGACACGCCGCCGCCTGTGGTCAGGTTGGCGGCGCTGTCGTCTGAGGCTGCCGTGCTGAGCCTGACGGCCTGCCTCGACAGTGCGCCCTGCCGTGAAATCTCGCGGGCGATCTTCCGCACGCTCTACGCCGTCGCGCTCGATGTGGCCGCCAGCCAGGGCCACGCGGCCAGCGTCACTCAGGCGGTGTTTCATCTGCCTGCCGAGCTGGTGATGGACTACGTCGAGCGCAAGAGCAGCGCCTTTTACGAAAACCTGCTTTATTTGCGCTCAGTGGGCCTGATTCACTGCGAGGCCCACATGGGTGACTTACGCGGCGCGAAGGTCGCCACCGGCACGCTGTGGGCCGTGAGCCTGCAACCTGAGCGCATCCTTACTGGTCAGGCCGCACCCGCCCGCATTCGCCGTGAGGACTGGGGCCGGAAGTGGCGCGATCTGAACGCGGACGCGAAGGCAGGCGAGACGGTTTACAACCTGCTCAACCCGCGCCCAGCGCCTACAAAGGAGCCTGCCGGACAGTCAAGAGAGCCAGAGAGAGTAAAAACGACGTTGGACACACTCAAACGATGGGCGAAAAAACCGTTTTCACTCAAAGAGTCCGATACCTTGACTGTCCGGCAGGCTCCCGGCGCTGCGCTAGACGTGGTTTGGCAGTTGGGCGAGGCGGCAGGCAAGCCGCGAAATCAGCGGGCGGCAGTCGTTGACCGGCAGGCGCGGGCGCTGGCCGCTGCGTTCGGTGACGATCAGCTTGGATTTTGGCGGCGCTTGATCTGGAATCTGACACGCGGCATTGACGCGGGCGTGAACCTGGCCGATGACGCCGGGGCTATCCTGGCGCGGATTCTGACCGATGTGCGCCACGATCTCGCCACCGGCAGCACGCCGCCCCATACCCCGGCAGCCGTCGCAAATGCGGCGCTCGAGAAATTGCGGGCGCACTTGGAAATGTTCAAAGACTTGCCGGTTGGCGTTCGACCCGCCGCCGCTTGATCGACTAAAAAAACGAGCGCATGGGAAGGCCCAGGCGGGCCAGCAAAAAAGCCGAGGGGAAATGTACCCCCCTCGGAAGTGGCCGCGCTGCCGTGGTTTCCGACTGTCCGGTTGGGCTTAGCTTGATAAAATATGAGGGAATCAAGTGCATCCTCATGTAAAACTCACCCCAGTGAGATATGATATTTACATAACGAGAGAGGAAAATTACTCGTTGGAGGAATTATGCATAAAATTAGCAAGCAACGAAACAGTGAAATTTATTTTATTGGCGAGAGATTTATTCAAGTTGGCGATGAAATCAGATTAGTTACATCTGAAGGAAGAAACGTCTATGTTGTTGTAGAAGAAAATTTACCTAGCGGTAAAAATCTCTGGCTCAAAAATAAGAGTCAAGACGGTAGTGACTTCTCTGTAGAAAGTGCTGTTGAAGAAGGCGAAGCAGCTTTCGTAAATTGACATCTAAGAAATCTTGGATAAAAGAGGGAATTGATTTTCTCTCTTTTATTTTAGTCCCCCCCAATCCCCCACCGCTCCAGCAGCCCCTTCTTCTTCGGCTCCGGCTCCGGCGCTGGTGCGACTTGGGTGTGTGGGTTGCCCGGCTGGCTCCAGATTCTGGGCGCGGTGCCGTTCTCGATGGCCTGTCGGTAAGCGTGCAGGCTCTCCGTCGTCACACGGGCGGCTCGCGGACGAGGGTAGACCCGCTTGAGCTTGCCCTCGCTGGCCAGATACCGCGCCGACCGGATGCTCAGCCCTAAGTACGCCGCTGCCTGAGCGTCGGTCACGAAAGCCACGGCCAGCAGATCGGCAGGCGGCGCGGCCCAGGTCGCTCGTTTGGGCGCAGTCTTCCTGACAGATAAGCCGGTGGGAGTCATGCCCGCAGTCTGCTGGATTGTGCCGCACGGTGCAACATTCATAAGTGCCCCGTTGGCTGTCAATCCTCTCTGTTTTCGGTAAAGCTGAATGATTTTCGGTAAACTAACAATAACTGGGCGTTTGTCCGAGCGTGGTCGAAATGGCGTTCGGGTGCGTCTGGAAGGGTATGCGGCTTGGGTCGGCGTGCTAAACTGATGGGGCAGAAAATTACTATTTTCAGTAAAATAGACAGATCAGCCCGTCCCGCTCTGGGGGTCGGACACTAGGAGGGGATGAGATGACGGCAAACCACATCACGAGCTGGGCGCACTACCTGACGAGCGAGGAAGGCCGCAGCCCGGCCACCGTCAAGGAATACTTGAAAGACGTTCGACTGTTGCGTACCTGGCTCGACCACCCAGACCGGCCCCAGCCGCAGCGCGGGCGCGGGTGGGAGGAAATCACGGCGGGCGATTTGCGGGCATTCCTGGCCGAACTCAAACCCGCACCGCGACGCAATCACCGACTCGTGTCGGCTTGGCGTTCGTTCTGGCGTTATCTAAGTGAAGTGGAGCGCTTGCCCGCATTGCAAGCTGGTCCTGCCGAACTCAAACGCCCGAAGCTGCCTAAGCGTTTGCCTGGAGCGCTGAGTCTGGCAGACGTGGCCAAGTTGCTCGACGTTGTGTACAAAGACAAGTCACCCAGCAGAGGGCTTAGAAATTGGTGTGTGCTGGCCTTCCTCTACGGCACCGGCCTCCGTATTTCGGAGATGCTGAACCTGACGTTCGACAAGATCGAATATCACGACGGCGCACCTGTCGCCGTGCGCGTGATCGGTAAGGGTGACAAGGAAAGGCGTGTGCCGCTCAGTGAAACGGCCAAGACCTCGCTAATGCGTTGGCTGAGAGAGCGCAAGATGCACGGCAATCCCGTGACGAGCTGGGTCTGGTCGCCGCTGAGTGGCAAGCGCTACGGCCAGCAGATGCAGGCGCGGACGATTGGCAAGATGATGGACTCAGCCGCGCTCAAAGCAGGGTTGGACGTGAGCAAGGTCAGCCCACACAAGCTGCGACATACTTTCGCCACCGCACTGGTGGAAAACGGGCGCAGCTTGGACGAGGTGCGCGATCTGCTGGGCCATGAGTCGATTGCCACGACCCAGATTTACGCACATACCTCACAGAAGCGGATTGCCGCCGCCGCTGCGAGTCTGCCGGATGTGGTGGGCTTGTCGGTGCCGTCAGCTAGACCGCTAGCCGTGCAGTGATCTGTTGTATTTCTGTCCTGTATGAAATTAAAAACATGGTGGTCTCTAGAATGCAGGTATGCATGATGCCGATGTTCCCAACAGCGACACACCCGATCAGGACTTGCCGCCGCTCGATATCCCCCAGCATGAGCGGCGAGTCCAGACCAGCATCCAGGATTTGCCTGTCGAGACACTAGTCTTACGCATAGGACGCGGGTCAATGATTCTGCAACCAGAATTTCAGCGAAATTTCGTTTGGAACACCACGAAAGCCAGTCGGCTCATCGAGTCTCTTTTATTGAATATTCCTATCCCTGTCGTTTATGTTGCTGAAGCGTCTGGCGGGAAACAGGAAGTAGTCGATGGACAACAGCGCCTGACGAGCATCAGCGCCTTTATCAATGGATATTTTCCGGAAAGTTCTGGGCTGAGCAAGGAATTTAAACTGACTGGCCTGCAAGTTCTCTCTGAACTCAACGGTAAACGCTTTGCCGAGTTGAGTGAGGAAACTCAGAATCTCATTTCGCAATCCACACTGCGGGTCATCGTCATTAAGGCTGAGTCCCACCCAGACGTAAAGTTCGAAGTTTTTGAACGACTTAATCTGGGTGCAGAAAAGCTGAATGATCAGGAGTTGAGAAATTGTGTGTACCGGGGCGGATATAACGCTCTACTTGCTAAGCTCAGCGAGTACAAGCCCTTACTTGACATCCAGGGTCTGAGCGCCCCGCACAATCGGATGGCCGACCGACAATTGATCTTGCGTTTTTTGGCCCTGCACAGGCTCACG
The genomic region above belongs to Deinococcus detaillensis and contains:
- a CDS encoding MerR family transcriptional regulator; this encodes MTPTGLSVRKTAPKRATWAAPPADLLAVAFVTDAQAAAYLGLSIRSARYLASEGKLKRVYPRPRAARVTTESLHAYRQAIENGTAPRIWSQPGNPHTQVAPAPEPEPKKKGLLERWGIGGD
- a CDS encoding tyrosine-type recombinase/integrase, which translates into the protein MTANHITSWAHYLTSEEGRSPATVKEYLKDVRLLRTWLDHPDRPQPQRGRGWEEITAGDLRAFLAELKPAPRRNHRLVSAWRSFWRYLSEVERLPALQAGPAELKRPKLPKRLPGALSLADVAKLLDVVYKDKSPSRGLRNWCVLAFLYGTGLRISEMLNLTFDKIEYHDGAPVAVRVIGKGDKERRVPLSETAKTSLMRWLRERKMHGNPVTSWVWSPLSGKRYGQQMQARTIGKMMDSAALKAGLDVSKVSPHKLRHTFATALVENGRSLDEVRDLLGHESIATTQIYAHTSQKRIAAAAASLPDVVGLSVPSARPLAVQ
- a CDS encoding GmrSD restriction endonuclease domain-containing protein; translated protein: MHDADVPNSDTPDQDLPPLDIPQHERRVQTSIQDLPVETLVLRIGRGSMILQPEFQRNFVWNTTKASRLIESLLLNIPIPVVYVAEASGGKQEVVDGQQRLTSISAFINGYFPESSGLSKEFKLTGLQVLSELNGKRFAELSEETQNLISQSTLRVIVIKAESHPDVKFEVFERLNLGAEKLNDQELRNCVYRGGYNALLAKLSEYKPLLDIQGLSAPHNRMADRQLILRFLALHRLTHLHYRGNMKQVMNREMEDHRDLSENALRDMEELVKKSVDMAWTVFGKRAFRRFQPGTAQNPDGVWEERLNFALWDTLLYTFSFYQKSDIVPNADRIYEEFLDLMTNDLTFVEYVTSTGDKADRVKYRADAWKKRMDSVVGPARTDSRTFTRKLKDELFTQDPTCAICGQRIQTVDDAEVDHVVHYWRGGQTVPENARLTHRYCNRARGGREI